The window GCGTCCCTTATCAATGGCGAATCCTCCGCCACGATTATCTGGGCCTCTTCCCTGCGCAGGGAGCTGGCGGGCAAATTATCCTCGTCGTAAGTGACGGCGGATTGGGGATAGATGGTGGATATGATGTGCTCCAGGTCCAGAATGAGTATCTGCCTGTCTTCAAAATGCACGGTGCTGGTTATCATGGGCCGGTACTGGGAGACGAAATTGGCCACCGGTTTGACGCTCTCCCAGGAACAGCGGTGGATCTGGCGGACACCGTCCACCAGGAACCCGTTCACCAGGGTGTTGAACTCGCACACCAATATGACGCGCCGGTCGGAGTTGGACACATGCTCGTTTTTTAATATGGACGCCAGGTCTATAAGCGGGAAAGTCTCGTTCCGGAGGTAGTACAGGCCAAGCATGGCCGGGTGGTGTTCCGGGATGGGGGTGATGGATTTGCCATCGTACTGGATTATCTCCCGCACCTTGGCCACGTTCACCCCGTAGCTTTGGGAGCCCACGAAGAATTCGACTATCTCAAACTCGTTGGTTCCGCTTTCAAGAAGGATTTCCTGCCCGTTCATTTACATGTCTCCGGCGCAAAATCGCCGCCTCGGTTTGACTGGTTTTTAATAATGGATTCCGGTAAAGCCCGACAGCCCAAAGGAGAAATGTGACTGCCGGTGATTAAAGATTACCTAACGGCTAATGATAGGACAACCCGGAACCAATTACAACTCTCCCATGGCCTGGGGCATCAAATTTAGCAAGTCCGAGGCCATGAGGGTTATGGATTGCACGTGTTTCGCCTTATAAATGTCCGCCAGCAGGCCGTGGATGTAAGCCCCGGCCACGGCGGCCTTCCATGCCTCGGCCCCTTGGGCCAGCAGGCCACCGATGAGCCCCGTAAGCACATCTCCCGTGCCGCCGGAGGCCAAACCCTCGTTCCCGGTGGGGTTTATATAGTTGGCCCCATCGGGGGTGGATATAACCGTTCCAGCCCCCTTCAGCGCCACGATCGCTCCGGTTTCCATGGCAAGCGCGGATGCGGCTTTAAGCCTGTCCTGTTGAACTTGGGCGGCGGTTTGGCCCGTTAGCCTCCCCATCTCGCCTGGGTGGGGTGTGATGATTGTGGGGTGTTTCCGCCGCTTGATAATATCCATATGCCCGGCAAGACAGTTCAGCCCATCGGCGTCCAGCACCATGGGGATTTCCGCCGATTCCACCACACGCCGGACGAACGAAGCGGTGGATGGATGGGTTGTAAGTCCCGGACCCATGGCTATGGCGGACTTCCCCTCCAGCGCCGCCATGAACCGATCGAACCCCCCATCGGATATGGAGCCTGTCTCCGTTTCTGGTAGGGGCAGGCCGATAACCTCCATGGCGCCCAGCTCGAAAGAGGGGAGGAGGTTGGAAGGCAACGCCGCAGTGACAAGGCCAGTCCCCGCACGCAGGGCTGAAAGGCCGCAAAGCGCCGCCGCGCCACCCATGCCAGTGGAGCCGCAAGCGGTTAGCAGATGCCCGAAGGTTCCCTTATGCCCGTCCGGCGGGCGGCGGGGAAGCATTTTGCGGATGTCCTCTTTTTCCGGGAGCCACCCTGAGCAGGGGGATTCATCCACCACCTTCGAGGGGATGGAAATATCGGCTATCACGAGCTGACCTACAGCGTTTCTGGCTGGAGTTATAAGTAAACCGGGTTTTGGCAGGCCGAAAGTGACCGTAACATCGGCCACAAAATGCGCGCCGGGAATGGAACCGTCGTCGGCCATGACGCCGGAGGGAATATCCACCGCCACTTTCAGTTTGCCCTGGCCGTTCATAGCCTCCAACGCCTGGATATAAAATCCCTTTGGCTCTGAAGATGCCCCCGTGCCCAGAAGGGCGTCCACCACTACGGTGGTGTGGAAGAACTTGAGTTTGAAGTTGTGGATGTGTTTTTCGGTAGTGAACTCTTTAACCCGCCCGCCTATGGCTATGAAGCTGTCCAGGTTTATGCGGGCGTCCCCTTTTATCTCTTCCTTTTCAGCCACAAGGAACACCGTGGGTTCGGCCCCCAAGTTGAAAAGGTGGCGCGCCACCACAAACCCGTCGCCGCCGTTATTCCCCTTGCCACAGAAGATGTTAACCCGCGTCTTGCGCAGGTCCGGAATTTTTTCCCGGATGGCGTTAACCACCGCAATCCCGGCGTTTTCCATAAGGACCACGCCGGGTATCCCCATCTCCTCGATAGTCCGGCGGTCTATATCCCGCATCTGCGCGGCGGTAACAACTTTTATCATTGAACTGCGCCTTGCTACGGGGTTTGGGCTTACGCCTGGTTCTTCATCCCGAAATACTCGTTGAGCTTCTTCTCTATCTCACCGAGCAGGAATTTCAGTTCCACTATCTGGGCTCCGGCTTTGTCTATCACCCGTTCCTCTTCCTTCAACGCGCCCGCCTTGGCCTGCACGTCTTCGGCCAGAATGTTCAGGTCGTTCAACCTCTGCTCCAGCCGGGTGACGATGGCCAGCTTGGAAGACAGACGCTCCATCTTGGATTCTTCCTCGCTCATCATCTCGTTGATGCCGGATATGCGGGTGGTGATGGCCTTGAAGCTTTCCTTGTCCCGCTCCAGCGCCTCTTTCTGGGCATGGGCGTCCCGCAGGGATGCCTGGAGACCGGCCATCTGTTCGGCCATCTTCTTTATGTCCTCTTCCTTGCCCTTCAAAGTGGCTATGCGGTCATCTATGGAGGAGTAAACGGTACTCAGGTAAGACAGCTTCTTCTCCATATCCACTATACGCTCGTCCTGCTCACCCAGGTAGCGGACCCGCTCTTCCACTTCCGTTATTTTCCCGGCGATGGACTCCACCTTTTCCTTCACCACATCACTGTCTTTCACCAGGCGTTTGGCCTCGTCGATCTGCTCCTGGGCGCGGGTGAGGGCCGGGTTGATGGTCTGCTGGATGCTTTTCAGCTCTTCGAGTTTCTTGTAGCCCGCTTCCGCTTCGGATATCTTGCCGTTTATTCCGTCCTCCACCTCGGACAGCCTGTCATACAGGTTTTTTAGCCTGGCTTCGGTGGCGTCCACGTTGGCCTTTTCCTTCGCCAGGCCCAGCAGACGTTCTTCTAGCGAACCGGTCATCTGGCTGAAACTTTCTATCCTGCGGTCCAGGGAATCCACCATTTCGGTTTTCCTGGTTACCTTGTCGATCTTCAGGTTGGCGTCTTCGATGAGGTAATCCAGCCCGTCCAGCTTTTTCTCCAGCTTTTCGATAAGACCCCGCCGTTCCAGCTGGTTCTCCATTTTTATGTCCAGGTTCAACACCATGTCGTTGAGGGAGTTTATTTTCCCTTCCACCTGCTCCACCATAATCTTGCGTTGGGCAAGCTCCTCCATGCGGCGGTTCACGGTGTCGAACATGTCGCCGAGGCGGTTGACGTTGGTTTCGATCTCCTCGGCGACCTTGGCCTCCTGCCGGAACTTTGAAAGTTTCTCCTCCACCTGCCCGGCGGAGTCGAAAAACCGCTCCACGTTCTGCTGGGCGCCCTCCACCACCTTTAACTGATCCGACACCAGCTTAAGCTTTTCCTCAACGACGCCGGTAAG of the Nitrospinota bacterium genome contains:
- a CDS encoding NAD(P)H-hydrate dehydratase, with the protein product MIKVVTAAQMRDIDRRTIEEMGIPGVVLMENAGIAVVNAIREKIPDLRKTRVNIFCGKGNNGGDGFVVARHLFNLGAEPTVFLVAEKEEIKGDARINLDSFIAIGGRVKEFTTEKHIHNFKLKFFHTTVVVDALLGTGASSEPKGFYIQALEAMNGQGKLKVAVDIPSGVMADDGSIPGAHFVADVTVTFGLPKPGLLITPARNAVGQLVIADISIPSKVVDESPCSGWLPEKEDIRKMLPRRPPDGHKGTFGHLLTACGSTGMGGAAALCGLSALRAGTGLVTAALPSNLLPSFELGAMEVIGLPLPETETGSISDGGFDRFMAALEGKSAIAMGPGLTTHPSTASFVRRVVESAEIPMVLDADGLNCLAGHMDIIKRRKHPTIITPHPGEMGRLTGQTAAQVQQDRLKAASALAMETGAIVALKGAGTVISTPDGANYINPTGNEGLASGGTGDVLTGLIGGLLAQGAEAWKAAVAGAYIHGLLADIYKAKHVQSITLMASDLLNLMPQAMGEL
- a CDS encoding chemotaxis protein CheV gives rise to the protein MNGQEILLESGTNEFEIVEFFVGSQSYGVNVAKVREIIQYDGKSITPIPEHHPAMLGLYYLRNETFPLIDLASILKNEHVSNSDRRVILVCEFNTLVNGFLVDGVRQIHRCSWESVKPVANFVSQYRPMITSTVHFEDRQILILDLEHIISTIYPQSAVTYDEDNLPASSLRREEAQIIVAEDSPLIRDAVIKILKKVGYTNLTVFTNGKDAFAKVMEIKEEAESQRVPIKKFISGILTDIEMPQMDGLTLCRKVKMDAGIDLPVIMFSSMINEQMAMKCREVGANAYTTKPQTSQLIELIDQYFLNK